In Caldicellulosiruptor obsidiansis OB47, a single window of DNA contains:
- a CDS encoding Asp23/Gls24 family envelope stress response protein, which yields MGVHFENEFGKIEITNDCIATIIGLSCMESYGVVGMASKSVADGIVTLLGRENLQKGIKVLAENGIVNVDIHIIVEYGTRIPVVAENIRERVSYAIEKYTGLKPGAINIFVDGIRL from the coding sequence ATGGGTGTTCATTTTGAAAATGAATTTGGAAAGATAGAGATTACCAATGATTGTATTGCTACTATAATTGGGCTTTCATGTATGGAAAGCTATGGAGTTGTTGGTATGGCATCAAAGAGTGTAGCAGACGGGATAGTTACACTTCTTGGCAGGGAAAACTTGCAAAAAGGCATAAAGGTTTTAGCAGAAAATGGAATTGTAAATGTTGATATTCACATAATTGTGGAATACGGCACCAGAATTCCTGTTGTTGCTGAAAACATCAGAGAAAGAGTTTCATATGCTATTGAAAAATACACAGGTCTAAAACCGGGGGCTATAAATATCTTTGTAGATGGTATTCGTTTGTAA
- a CDS encoding ECF transporter S component, whose amino-acid sequence MKQVELKNLVKVSIFGALAFVIMLIEFPLGIFPDFLKLDFSDCVALIISFALGPAWGVGVEFLKNVLHLFVTKTAGIGEFANFMIGGFFVYIAGYIYAKNRTKKGAAVALIISTIAFSIWAGLLNYFVLLPLYEKALKFPISEIIKIAAKVNSLVTDKFTLILFSIIPFNLVKGTIISVVTFVLYKRLSKIVKR is encoded by the coding sequence ATGAAACAGGTTGAGTTAAAAAATCTTGTTAAGGTTTCAATCTTTGGTGCTTTGGCATTTGTTATAATGCTTATAGAGTTTCCTTTAGGGATTTTTCCGGACTTTTTAAAACTTGATTTTAGTGACTGTGTAGCATTGATAATTTCGTTTGCTCTTGGACCTGCTTGGGGTGTGGGTGTTGAATTTTTGAAAAATGTACTTCATCTGTTCGTTACCAAAACGGCTGGAATAGGCGAGTTTGCTAACTTTATGATTGGTGGCTTTTTTGTGTACATTGCGGGATACATATATGCCAAGAATAGAACTAAAAAAGGTGCTGCAGTAGCTCTTATTATTTCTACCATTGCATTTTCTATCTGGGCAGGCTTGCTAAACTATTTTGTGCTTCTTCCTCTTTACGAAAAGGCTTTGAAATTTCCAATCTCAGAAATAATAAAAATTGCTGCAAAAGTAAATAGTCTTGTAACAGATAAGTTTACATTAATTTTGTTTTCCATAATTCCATTTAATTTGGTTAAGGGTACAATTATTTCGGTGGTTACTTTTGTCCTTTATAAAAGGTTATCGAAGATAGTAAAAAGATAG
- a CDS encoding pseudouridine synthase, with product MRLDKFLTHCGFGSRTQVKKLIREGIVTVNGKQIVEVDFKINPEEDVVEVDGRVVKFSRWIYIMMNKPKGYVCSNEDPMSLTVFSLISDDLKHRDLHTVGRLDKDAEGLLIITDNGEYTHRVISPKKRIEKEYLVRLEKEVDEERLKEFENGIILDDGYKTLPAKYTIIDSTTVKLCIYEGKYHQVKRMFEAIGNKVVDLKRRRIGGLNLDESLKPGEYRVMKEEEAYLVFGK from the coding sequence ATGAGACTTGACAAGTTTCTAACCCACTGCGGTTTTGGTTCACGGACTCAAGTTAAAAAACTAATAAGAGAAGGAATCGTGACTGTAAATGGAAAACAAATAGTAGAAGTTGATTTTAAGATTAATCCCGAAGAAGATGTAGTAGAAGTTGATGGCAGGGTTGTAAAGTTCAGTAGATGGATTTATATCATGATGAACAAACCGAAAGGTTATGTGTGTTCAAATGAGGACCCGATGTCACTTACAGTGTTCTCACTCATTTCTGATGATTTAAAGCATAGAGATTTGCATACAGTTGGAAGACTTGACAAAGATGCGGAAGGACTTTTGATAATTACAGATAATGGTGAATACACGCACAGAGTTATCTCACCCAAAAAAAGAATTGAAAAAGAGTATTTAGTAAGGCTTGAAAAAGAGGTGGATGAGGAAAGATTAAAAGAGTTTGAAAATGGTATTATTTTAGATGATGGTTATAAGACACTTCCTGCAAAATATACTATTATTGATAGTACCACAGTCAAATTGTGTATATATGAAGGTAAGTATCATCAGGTTAAAAGAATGTTCGAAGCAATTGGAAATAAGGTGGTGGACTTAAAACGCCGGAGAATAGGAGGTCTTAATTTAGACGAAAGTTTAAAACCGGGTGAATACAGGGTGATGAAAGAAGAAGAGGCTTATTTGGTGTTTGGTAAGTAA
- a CDS encoding RsmB/NOP family class I SAM-dependent RNA methyltransferase has translation MNLPEEFLSKMKEILKEEFEQFIKIYEFDSYKGFRVNTAKVSVEEFVEKMGIEFEKVPWCKDGFYYTEEIKLSKHPYYFAGLIYIQEPSAMFPVEALDVKEGEKVLDLCAAPGGKSIQIAARLGQNGLLVSNDVKPTRIKALVKNVENLGLTNVVVLNNKPKEIAESYGAYFDKILVDAPCSGEGMFRKDPTTAKKWTSNHPEKYVNLQRSIMTEVDELLKVGGEIVYSTCTFEIEENEEIIDWFLKKHKNYEVVEIKKYEGFSDGIEINGNENLKKAVRIYPHRVRGEGHFICKLKKVKESGAEWTFQPQRFEVDSEDLKIFEKFCDKYLNIDLSHFGDRLFYKKASKLYLGFDGPFDKITPLRNGLLLGEVYKGRFYPSAHLIASLKGENLKVAINFSQDDERLWRYLKGETIENKENLNGFVGICVDGFTLGWGKAEGHIIKNYFPKGWRLE, from the coding sequence TTGAACTTGCCAGAAGAATTCTTGTCAAAGATGAAAGAAATTTTGAAAGAAGAGTTTGAACAGTTTATAAAGATATACGAGTTTGATAGCTATAAAGGTTTTAGGGTTAACACTGCCAAAGTTTCAGTTGAAGAGTTTGTAGAGAAAATGGGAATTGAATTTGAAAAAGTTCCATGGTGCAAAGATGGTTTTTATTACACTGAAGAGATAAAACTGAGTAAACACCCATACTATTTTGCTGGTCTTATATATATACAAGAACCCTCAGCTATGTTTCCAGTTGAAGCTTTGGATGTAAAAGAAGGTGAAAAAGTTTTAGACTTGTGTGCTGCACCCGGTGGGAAGAGCATTCAGATAGCAGCAAGGCTTGGACAAAATGGCTTGCTTGTATCCAATGATGTAAAACCAACAAGAATCAAAGCGCTTGTAAAGAATGTTGAAAATCTCGGGCTTACAAATGTTGTAGTTCTGAACAACAAGCCGAAAGAGATAGCTGAAAGCTATGGCGCATATTTTGACAAGATTTTAGTTGACGCACCTTGTTCTGGTGAGGGAATGTTTCGCAAAGACCCGACGACAGCAAAGAAATGGACTTCCAATCACCCTGAAAAGTATGTTAATCTGCAGAGAAGTATCATGACAGAGGTAGATGAACTTTTAAAAGTGGGTGGCGAGATAGTATATTCTACCTGTACGTTTGAAATAGAAGAAAATGAAGAAATTATTGACTGGTTCTTGAAAAAACATAAAAACTATGAAGTTGTTGAGATAAAAAAATATGAGGGTTTTTCGGATGGGATTGAGATAAATGGCAATGAAAATTTGAAAAAAGCGGTGAGAATTTACCCACACAGGGTCAGAGGCGAGGGACATTTTATTTGCAAGCTAAAAAAGGTGAAAGAAAGCGGAGCTGAGTGGACTTTTCAGCCACAAAGATTTGAGGTGGACAGCGAGGATTTAAAAATTTTTGAAAAGTTTTGCGATAAATACTTAAACATAGACTTAAGTCACTTTGGAGATAGGCTGTTTTATAAAAAAGCAAGTAAATTATATTTGGGTTTTGACGGACCTTTTGATAAAATAACACCGCTTCGAAATGGTCTTTTGCTGGGAGAAGTTTACAAAGGAAGATTTTATCCTTCTGCTCATTTGATTGCGAGTTTAAAGGGCGAAAATCTGAAGGTTGCTATTAACTTTTCTCAAGATGATGAAAGGCTGTGGAGGTATTTAAAAGGTGAGACAATAGAGAATAAAGAAAATCTAAATGGATTTGTAGGAATATGTGTAGATGGTTTTACTCTTGGATGGGGTAAAGCAGAAGGACATATAATAAAAAACTATTTTCCAAAAGGATGGAGATTGGAATAA
- a CDS encoding class I SAM-dependent rRNA methyltransferase encodes MAKVFLAKGKGLRVESGHPWVFRHEVQKIDGEFEDGQIVDVVNFKGKFVGKGFINSKSQILVRILTRKNEEINIDFFKKRIQDAWDYRKSIGYTQNCRLIFAEADFLPGLIVDKFGDVLVMQTLSKGVDRYKDKLVEILVEVVNPKAIYERNDAKVREIEGLDLRKGFLYGSSPVEVEIEENGIKMIVDIENGQKTGYFLDQKENRVAIRNFVKNKVVLDCFCHTGGFTINAAKFGASKVIGVDISDTAIEQAVKNAKLNGVESKCEFVVANVFDYLNELDDKKEKYDMIILDPPAFAKSMHTLENAKRGYKEINLRAMKILKKGGILVTCSCSHYMKPDLFFEVIKDAAKDAKKTLRLIEYRTQAKDHPYLINYEESLYLKCFIFQVL; translated from the coding sequence ATGGCGAAAGTGTTTTTGGCAAAAGGAAAAGGACTGAGAGTGGAAAGTGGTCATCCATGGGTTTTCAGGCATGAGGTACAGAAGATAGATGGGGAGTTCGAGGATGGTCAGATTGTTGATGTAGTGAATTTTAAAGGGAAATTTGTAGGGAAAGGTTTTATTAATTCCAAGTCTCAAATACTTGTAAGAATTCTTACACGAAAAAATGAGGAGATTAATATTGACTTTTTTAAAAAAAGAATTCAAGATGCATGGGATTACAGAAAAAGTATAGGCTATACACAAAATTGCCGGCTCATATTTGCTGAGGCTGATTTTTTGCCAGGGCTTATTGTTGACAAGTTTGGGGATGTACTTGTAATGCAGACTTTGTCAAAAGGTGTTGACAGATATAAAGATAAGCTGGTAGAAATATTAGTTGAGGTTGTAAATCCCAAAGCTATATATGAGAGAAACGATGCAAAAGTGAGAGAAATTGAAGGACTGGATTTGAGAAAAGGATTTTTATATGGCAGTTCACCTGTGGAAGTTGAGATAGAGGAAAATGGTATTAAGATGATAGTGGATATAGAAAATGGACAAAAAACAGGATATTTTTTGGACCAGAAAGAGAACAGGGTTGCAATAAGGAATTTTGTAAAGAATAAAGTAGTTTTGGACTGTTTTTGTCACACAGGAGGATTTACAATAAACGCAGCAAAGTTTGGTGCGTCAAAGGTCATAGGTGTTGATATCTCAGATACGGCTATTGAACAGGCAGTAAAAAATGCTAAGTTAAATGGGGTTGAATCAAAATGTGAATTTGTGGTTGCAAATGTTTTTGATTATCTGAATGAACTTGATGACAAAAAAGAAAAATATGATATGATAATACTTGATCCTCCTGCATTTGCAAAAAGCATGCACACTTTGGAAAATGCAAAAAGAGGATATAAAGAAATAAACTTGCGAGCCATGAAGATACTCAAAAAAGGTGGAATTCTTGTGACCTGTTCATGTTCACATTATATGAAACCAGACCTATTTTTTGAGGTTATTAAAGATGCAGCAAAAGATGCAAAAAAAACCTTAAGGCTTATTGAGTACAGAACACAGGCAAAAGACCATCCATATCTTATTAACTATGAAGAGTCTTTGTACCTCAAATGTTTTATTTTTCAGGTTTTATAA
- a CDS encoding NUDIX hydrolase, translating to MKDLEEFFQTRFDLERTPIASDLSVKEVTVTIEDREFFEYLKSKINVDRIGEVVFAIRDGEEVLVVRQKEYPDKIYRIPSGGIGLNENVDEALEREVKEELALDIKDFLLIGVIKYNLVWLQEHFDFYSFVFLIEKYEKDNLAKTDGEISEVIKVSLDELKNLCDILKEQKGFWGDWGKFRFYSTSLVYEYLVRKKIN from the coding sequence ATGAAAGATTTAGAAGAGTTCTTTCAAACCAGGTTTGATTTAGAAAGAACACCAATTGCTTCAGATTTAAGTGTTAAAGAAGTTACTGTAACAATAGAAGATAGAGAGTTCTTTGAATATCTTAAAAGCAAAATAAATGTTGATAGAATAGGTGAAGTGGTGTTTGCAATAAGAGATGGAGAAGAAGTGCTTGTTGTAAGACAAAAAGAATATCCTGATAAAATTTACAGGATACCTTCTGGTGGTATCGGTCTTAACGAGAATGTGGATGAGGCTTTAGAAAGAGAAGTAAAAGAGGAACTTGCGCTGGATATTAAGGATTTTTTGCTGATTGGAGTTATAAAATACAATCTTGTCTGGCTGCAAGAACATTTTGATTTTTATTCATTTGTATTTTTAATTGAAAAATATGAAAAGGATAATCTTGCAAAAACTGATGGTGAGATTTCAGAGGTAATAAAGGTGTCTTTGGATGAATTAAAAAATCTTTGTGATATCTTGAAAGAACAAAAAGGTTTTTGGGGTGATTGGGGCAAGTTTAGGTTCTATTCTACTTCTCTTGTATATGAGTACCTTGTACGAAAGAAAATAAACTAA